In a single window of the Acipenser ruthenus chromosome 42, fAciRut3.2 maternal haplotype, whole genome shotgun sequence genome:
- the LOC117967011 gene encoding cyclin-dependent kinase 2, producing MEAFQKVEKIGEGTYGVVYKAKNKQTGETVALKKIRLDTETEGVPSTAIREISLLKELSHPNIVKLSDVIHTENKLYLVFEFLHQDLKKFMDSSSITGIPLPLIKSYLFQLLQGLAFCHSHRVLHRDLKPQNLLINAEGAIKLADFGLARAFGVPVRTYTHEVVTLWYRAPEILLGCKYYSTAVDIWSLGCIFAEMVTRRALFPGDSEIDQLFRIFRTLGTPDEAVWPGVTSMPDYKSTFPKWARQEFSKVVPPLDEEGRDLLAQMLHYDPNKRISAKNALVHRFFRDVTMPLPHLRP from the exons ATGGAGGCGTTCCAGAAAGTCGAGAAAATCGGAGAGGGGACCTACGGCGTGGTTTACAAAGCGAAAAACAAGCAGACTGGCGAGACGGTGGCCCTGAAGAAAATCCGCCTCGATAC GGAGACGGAGGGAGTCCCCAGTACTGCCATCAGAGAGATCTCTCTTCTCAAGGAACTCAGTCACCCCAACATTGTCAA GCTGAGTGATGTGATCCACACAGAGAATAAGCTCTACCTCGTCTTCGAGTTTCTGCACCAGGACCTCAAGAAGTTCATGGACTCCTCCTCCATCACTGGCATCCCCCTGCCTCTCATCAAG aGTTACCTGTTCCAGTTGCTGCAGGGGCTGGCGTTTTGTCACTCTCATCGAGTTCTGCACAGGGACCTCAAGCCTCAGAACCTGCTCATCAACGCTGAGGGTGCCATCAAGCTGGCTGACTTTGGCCTGGCGCGGGCATTCGGGGTGCCAGTGCGCACCTACACACACGAG GTGGTGACTCTGTGGTACAGGGCTCCGGAGATTCTGCTGGGATGCAAATACTACTCGACAGCCGTGGATATCTGGAGTCTGGGCTGCATCTTCGCTGAAATG GTCACGAGGAGGGCGCTGTTCCCCGGTGATTCGGAGATCGACCAGCTCTTCCGGATATTCCGTACCCTGGGCACGCCGGACGAGGCAGTGTGGCCGGGGGTCACCTCCATGCCCGATTACAAGTCCACCTTCCCCAAGTGGGCAAGGCAGGAGTTCAGTAAGGTGGTGCCTCCGCTGGATGAGGAAGGCAGGGATCTGCTGGCG CAAATGCTTCACTACGACCCTAATAAGCGAATTTCAGCCAAAAATGCGCTAGTGCACCGATTCTTCCGGGATGTCACCATGCCGCTGCCGCACCTACGCCCTTGA